The following DNA comes from Mucisphaera calidilacus.
CGTCGGCGGCCCGCGATGGCCGCGAGCGCCAGCAGGGACAGGCCCGCCGGTTCCGGGACCGCGTTGGAGCTGCCGAAACCGTTGGCGAGGATGCTGAGGTCAAGCAGGTCAACGACGCCGTCGCCGTTGAAGCTGCCGCCCTCCCAGCCGGCGGCGTTGTTGAAGTTGCTCGCGAGCGAGGACAGGTCGAGGAGGTCAACCTGCTTATCGAGGTTGGCGTCGCCGAAGAACGTGTCGAGGAAGTCCGGGTCGGTCACCAGCATGATGACGTCATCGGCATCAGAAACGAGGTCACCGTTGAGGTCGTAGGCCGGGTCGCCCAGGTTGGCGTAGAGCAGGTCGATGTCCTCGGCGTCGAGATCGCCGCTGCCGTTGAAGTCGCCGGGCAGGCCCGCTTCGACGGCATCACCCGTCACCGTGATGTCATCCCAGGTGAAGTCCCGACCGCCGGAAGTATTCGCCTTCCCGATCAGCGCCACGCCGCCGGGTTCGGGGATGGCCTGCCCGCTTGTGAAGGGGATGCTGACCGCGGTCTGCTTGAGAATGAAGTCATTGGTGCGGAAGTTCGCCAGCAGGTCGATGGTTTCATCGATCGGGTCGGTGGTCACCGAGAAGTTGATCTCGACCGTCTCACCGGCATCGAGCGTCGAGGTAAAGCTCTGCGAGGTCTGGAGCGGCTGAATCCCTCCGCCGTTCGGGAGGATGCGGATCAGCTGAATGCCGGCCTGGTTGTCATTGCTGCCCTGCCCGCCCTGGATGCGGAAGCCGTACATCTCGCCGTCACTCTGCACACGGGCACCCATGCCCCACCAGAGCGAGGAGAAGAGATCCGACCAGTTGCCCGAGCCCATGGTGGCGGTGATGCTGTAATCCAGCCACTGCGCACTGCCGATGCCCTCGTCGGAGGCACCGGTGTAAGCGGACGTCTGAATGCCCGCCCCGCCGGCCGCGAGTTGCGCGGCCTGACTGCCGTTGTGCCAAGCCGGCGTGAGGACATCGAAATCGCCGTTCAACTCACCCCAGCCCGAGGGCATGGCATCGCTCGGAGCGACCACCGACGAAAAGTCTTCGGTGAAGGTGAAGCTCTCGGCACCGGCGTGAGCGGCCAGAGCAGCCATGAGCGTGCAGGCGAGAAAGGTTTGCGTTGCGTGATCAGCCATCGTGTACCTCCTGTTGTGTGACAAAGCGTAAAGCGTCTCCCCGACCCGACAGCCGGGGAGACGGGACGGTTGAAAGATCACCCACGACGCCCGGCGACACCCGCGAGACCCAGCAGGGCCAGAGCGAGTGCAGAGGGCTCGGGAACGGGCACGGCCAGGCCGTTGACAACAATGTCATCCCACGAGGGGCCACGGTTGGCCGAGTTCGCCACAAAGCCCAGAGGCCCCGGCGTCGCGATGACGGTGCTGTTCGAATAATCCACGCTGCGCGAGAGACTCTTGGTGACACCGTTGTTCGTAACCATGGTCACCGCAAGATCGACTTCGCTGTTGATGTCGTCGTTGGAGACGCTGAATTCGATGTCGACCGTTTCGCCCGAGTCGATCGTGCTCGTGCTACTGCTGGTGCCGAGGGTGGCAATCCCGCCTGTCGACGTCACCCGGATCAGCTGGATCACGGTGTTCGTGACGCCGTTCGAGGTGATGCGGAAGCCGTAGGCCGAGCCATCGTCCTGAACGCGTGCGAGCATGCCCCACCAGATCGAGGTGCTCTCGGACCAGGTGTCGGTCCCGAGGCTGGCGCTGAAGCCGTAGTTCAGCCAGTTCGCCGCGGGTGACATGCCCGGATCGGTCGACAAGCCGTTGTAGGTCGCCACCTCGATACCGCTGGCCGAACCCACGAGCTTGGCAGCGTTGGTGTTGCCGTGCTTCGCCTCAAGGCTGATGTCAAAGTCGCCGTTGGCCTCGACCCAGCCGGCCGGCAGCAGATCGCCCACGGGCGTGCCGTCGAAGTTCTCGGAATACGAGAAGCCGACC
Coding sequences within:
- a CDS encoding PEP-CTERM sorting domain-containing protein; this encodes MQADLVGFSYSENFDGTPVGDLLPAGWVEANGDFDISLEAKHGNTNAAKLVGSASGIEVATYNGLSTDPGMSPAANWLNYGFSASLGTDTWSESTSIWWGMLARVQDDGSAYGFRITSNGVTNTVIQLIRVTSTGGIATLGTSSSTSTIDSGETVDIEFSVSNDDINSEVDLAVTMVTNNGVTKSLSRSVDYSNSTVIATPGPLGFVANSANRGPSWDDIVVNGLAVPVPEPSALALALLGLAGVAGRRG